The following proteins come from a genomic window of Nitrospira sp.:
- a CDS encoding 3-demethylubiquinone-9 3-methyltransferase: MTKRPAKNTVCLWYNHDAEEAARFYAKTFPDSSVGAIHRAPGDFPSGKKGDVLLVEFTVMGIPCIGLNGGPEFKHNESFSFQVATDDQEETDRYWNAIVDHGGEESVCGWCKDKWGVSWQITPVALTQAISDPDPAAAKRAFDAMMEMGKIDIAKIETARKVKNSKD, translated from the coding sequence ATGACGAAACGACCGGCGAAAAACACGGTTTGTCTTTGGTACAACCACGATGCCGAGGAGGCGGCGCGGTTTTATGCCAAGACTTTTCCCGATTCATCTGTCGGCGCCATCCACCGCGCGCCGGGAGACTTCCCGTCCGGCAAGAAAGGGGATGTCTTGCTTGTTGAGTTCACGGTGATGGGCATTCCCTGCATCGGCCTGAATGGCGGACCGGAGTTCAAGCACAATGAATCGTTCTCGTTCCAGGTCGCCACTGACGATCAAGAGGAGACCGACCGCTACTGGAACGCCATCGTTGATCACGGCGGCGAAGAAAGCGTATGCGGCTGGTGCAAGGATAAATGGGGCGTGTCCTGGCAGATCACCCCCGTGGCGCTGACCCAGGCGATCAGCGATCCTGACCCCGCCGCAGCCAAGCGCGCCTTCGATGCGATGATGGAGATGGGAAAAATCGACATCGCGAAGATCGAGACGGCGCGCAAGGTGAAGAACTCTAAGGATTGA
- a CDS encoding NADH-ubiquinone oxidoreductase chain J encodes MEVLFYIAASVTVLAAFRVITHLHAVHALLYLIVALIALAVIFYLLGAPFAAALEIIIYAGAIMVLFIFVVMLLNQGPLTVEQERRWLSPGIWKGPSLLALVLLGEVLYIIMADPAPPHDLVSIQPKQVAISLYGPYVIAVELASMLLLPGLIGAYHMGRRLGRERR; translated from the coding sequence ATGGAAGTCCTATTTTACATCGCCGCTTCGGTCACCGTCCTGGCGGCGTTCCGCGTGATCACTCACCTGCACGCGGTGCATGCCCTCCTCTATCTCATCGTCGCGCTGATCGCATTAGCCGTGATTTTCTATTTGCTGGGCGCGCCGTTCGCCGCCGCCTTGGAAATCATCATCTATGCGGGCGCCATCATGGTGCTCTTCATTTTCGTGGTGATGCTCCTGAACCAAGGCCCTTTAACCGTGGAGCAGGAGCGCCGTTGGCTGTCGCCCGGCATCTGGAAAGGGCCCAGCCTTCTGGCTCTCGTGCTGCTGGGAGAGGTGCTCTACATCATCATGGCGGACCCCGCGCCGCCGCACGATCTCGTCAGCATCCAGCCGAAGCAAGTGGCGATCAGCCTCTACGGTCCATATGTGATCGCCGTCGAACTGGCCTCGATGCTGCTGCTGCCCGGTTTGATCGGCGCGTACCACATGGGGCGGCGACTCGGAAGGGAGCGCCGCTGA
- a CDS encoding Phosphosulfolactate synthase, whose protein sequence is MTRNAQPDSKRACSFLKMNEHPPKPRTSGITEIRGPYYTVMGKRYLEDVLETMGSYVDALKFAGGSFSLMPANVVKELIAICHRHDVQVSTGGFIEYVLTQGPEAVEQYILECKELGFDIIEISSGFITIPPDDWLRLIEKVHKAGLKAKPEVGIQFGAGGATTAAELEIEGTRDPQWAILLSRRFLEAGAYMIMIESEGITENVRVWRTDVIAKIVDALGMEHLMFEAANPEVFSWYVKNYGPDVNLFVDHSQIVQLECLRAGIWGTKSLWGRVVTYKG, encoded by the coding sequence ATGACGCGCAACGCGCAACCCGATTCGAAACGGGCCTGTTCTTTTCTCAAGATGAACGAACATCCGCCCAAACCTCGGACGAGCGGCATAACTGAAATCCGAGGACCGTACTATACGGTGATGGGCAAACGCTACCTAGAGGATGTCTTGGAAACGATGGGGTCGTACGTGGACGCGCTGAAATTTGCCGGTGGCTCCTTCAGTCTGATGCCAGCGAACGTGGTGAAGGAACTGATCGCAATCTGCCATCGTCATGATGTCCAAGTATCGACCGGAGGGTTTATCGAATATGTCCTTACTCAGGGTCCCGAGGCCGTTGAGCAGTACATTCTCGAGTGCAAGGAACTGGGCTTCGACATCATCGAGATTTCGAGCGGCTTCATTACTATTCCTCCTGACGATTGGTTGCGGCTCATTGAGAAAGTCCACAAAGCTGGTTTGAAGGCCAAGCCCGAGGTCGGCATTCAGTTTGGTGCAGGCGGTGCGACGACGGCCGCGGAACTGGAGATCGAGGGTACGCGTGATCCGCAGTGGGCCATCCTCCTGTCGCGCCGGTTCTTAGAGGCGGGCGCGTACATGATTATGATCGAGTCTGAAGGTATCACGGAGAACGTTCGCGTTTGGCGTACAGACGTCATCGCAAAGATCGTCGACGCGCTGGGGATGGAACATCTCATGTTCGAAGCCGCCAATCCAGAGGTGTTTTCATGGTATGTCAAAAATTATGGACCGGACGTGAACCTCTTTGTCGATCACAGCCAGATCGTACAGCTTGAGTGCCTCCGGGCCGGCATCTGGGGCACTAAAAGTCTTTGGGGACGAGTCGTGACATACAAGGGGTAG
- a CDS encoding NADH-ubiquinone oxidoreductase chain N, with protein sequence MTTTDLFALSPLLTMGTFCIITMLGIAVRRHHATIAALAAASIVMTLGTLPLAASVVPRTVAMLLRLDTYALLYMGLVSAATLIIIALSYRYWTLHVEDREECEEFYLLILIATFGALVLTASVHFASFFLGLELISVSLYGLIGYLRARRAPLEASLKYLLLASTASAFLLFGMALLYFETGTMVFAEVGAAMTAHGTKPLLWLGGFTLVMVAIGFKLGLVPFHLWIPDVYQGAPAPITAYVATVSKVAVGALLLRFVSDLRILEVQILAMFFAFLAILSMFGGNFLALQQQNVKRLLAYSSIAHFGYLLVALLAGGPFAAEAVTFYLVAYATMTLGAFGVVTARSTPLRDADTFEDYRGLFWSRPWVALTFILSLLSLAGIPITAGFFGKFYAIAAGVQADLWLLVLLLIANSAIGVYYYLRLIVTMFDRSAVAIAVEGGTGHEITGHWATVLSLGLIASMLLWLGGYPGPVIDFIRLVVTDLTATVLHASY encoded by the coding sequence ATGACGACGACGGATCTTTTCGCGCTCTCGCCCCTCCTCACGATGGGAACCTTTTGCATCATCACCATGCTGGGGATCGCCGTTCGCCGGCACCATGCGACCATCGCCGCGCTGGCCGCCGCAAGTATCGTGATGACCCTCGGCACATTGCCGCTGGCGGCATCCGTCGTGCCGCGGACCGTGGCGATGTTGCTGCGGCTCGATACCTATGCCTTGCTGTATATGGGGCTCGTGTCGGCGGCGACACTGATCATCATTGCACTGTCCTACCGTTATTGGACGCTGCACGTGGAAGACCGCGAGGAGTGCGAGGAGTTCTATCTCCTCATCTTGATAGCCACGTTCGGCGCCCTCGTTCTCACGGCGTCCGTGCATTTCGCCTCGTTTTTTCTCGGATTGGAGTTGATCAGCGTCTCGTTGTACGGCCTGATCGGCTATTTACGGGCACGTCGTGCCCCGCTGGAAGCCTCGCTCAAGTATCTGTTGCTCGCGTCCACCGCCTCGGCCTTTCTTCTGTTCGGCATGGCATTGCTGTACTTCGAAACCGGCACCATGGTCTTTGCCGAAGTAGGCGCCGCCATGACAGCCCACGGCACAAAGCCGCTCCTCTGGTTGGGTGGATTCACCCTGGTGATGGTGGCGATCGGCTTTAAGCTCGGCCTTGTTCCATTTCACCTGTGGATTCCGGACGTCTATCAAGGTGCGCCGGCGCCCATCACGGCGTATGTCGCGACCGTTTCCAAGGTCGCCGTCGGGGCGCTGTTGCTTCGCTTTGTCTCCGACCTGCGGATTCTGGAAGTCCAAATCCTTGCTATGTTCTTTGCGTTCCTCGCCATCCTCTCTATGTTCGGGGGCAATTTCCTGGCGCTACAGCAACAGAATGTCAAACGATTGCTCGCCTATTCATCCATTGCGCACTTCGGCTATTTACTGGTGGCGCTCCTCGCGGGAGGCCCGTTCGCTGCCGAGGCCGTGACGTTCTATCTCGTTGCCTATGCCACGATGACGTTGGGAGCCTTCGGCGTCGTGACGGCTCGTTCCACGCCTCTCCGAGACGCCGACACATTCGAGGATTATCGCGGGTTATTTTGGTCGCGGCCATGGGTGGCCCTCACATTCATCCTCTCCCTCTTGTCCCTGGCCGGCATTCCGATCACGGCGGGATTTTTTGGGAAATTTTACGCGATCGCGGCCGGAGTCCAGGCCGACCTCTGGCTCCTGGTATTGCTCCTGATCGCCAATAGCGCCATCGGCGTCTATTACTACTTGCGCCTGATTGTGACCATGTTCGACCGTTCAGCTGTGGCCATCGCGGTTGAAGGCGGCACCGGGCATGAAATCACGGGTCATTGGGCAACTGTTCTATCATTGGGTTTGATTGCATCGATGCTTCTCTGGTTGGGTGGTTATCCCGGACCGGTGATCGACTTCATCCGATTAGTCGTCACAGATCTGACCGCCACGGTACTGCATGCAAGCTACTAA
- a CDS encoding NADH-ubiquinone oxidoreductase chain L, whose protein sequence is MLKLLWLIPALPLAGFLWLAVLGGRCSRRQIAWVGTGSVGAAALITGLVAFEFIPQLSRTTSYRQVSWSWLDTSGLTVEIAWHLDALALLMLLVVTGIGFLIHLYSTSYMSDDDGYRRFFAYMNLFVAAMVTLVLADNLLLFYVGWEGVGLCSYLLIGFWYRDSENGAAAQKAFIVTRIGDTALAIGLFIIFSHLGTLSMQEVSMRAADMWSVGSTLATTVAALLLIGALGKSAQLPLHVWLPDAMAGPTPVSALIHAATMVTAGVYLIARMHGLFTLAPTVQLAVGVIGVLTLLLAAVNALMQRDIKRVLAYSTISQIGYMFLALGVGAWSAALFHFLTHACFKALLFLSAGSVILSLHHEQDMYRMGGLRRSLPVAFWTFLIGAAALSGVPLITSGFYSKDWILWSAWSSPFSNDWLWIGGIIGTMLTGLYSFRMVFLVFFGEQRTKPGPEAGLAVSIPLVLLALLALTVGFLEIPRTLGDLPLFSRYLGHTLPNQAAVPEVEIGEEIRKQIVAGFMSLLGIGLAFSAFFPRTDPSGRTISPSWRYHVAALWQKEWGFDYTYDRLLVRPWLSLTGTSGDAVDRAYQWLIDAISLTHGQFVRTQTGKVRWYAATLAVGALVLLGLFIGLHPR, encoded by the coding sequence ATGCTGAAACTTCTGTGGCTCATCCCGGCACTTCCTCTCGCCGGCTTTCTGTGGTTGGCCGTGCTGGGCGGACGTTGTTCCCGCCGGCAGATCGCCTGGGTCGGGACCGGGTCCGTCGGCGCCGCAGCGCTGATCACCGGACTCGTCGCCTTCGAGTTTATCCCGCAGCTCTCCCGCACGACATCCTACCGCCAAGTCTCGTGGAGCTGGCTGGACACATCCGGCCTGACCGTGGAAATCGCCTGGCATCTTGATGCGCTGGCCTTACTGATGTTGCTCGTCGTGACCGGCATCGGTTTTCTCATTCATCTCTATTCCACAAGCTATATGAGCGATGACGACGGGTACCGCCGATTCTTCGCCTATATGAATTTGTTTGTGGCCGCCATGGTGACGTTGGTCCTCGCCGACAATCTGCTCCTTTTCTATGTGGGATGGGAAGGCGTCGGCCTCTGCAGCTACCTGTTGATCGGTTTCTGGTATCGGGACTCTGAGAATGGAGCGGCGGCGCAGAAGGCGTTCATCGTCACCCGCATCGGAGATACGGCGTTGGCGATCGGCCTGTTCATCATCTTTTCCCATCTGGGAACATTATCGATGCAAGAAGTCTCCATGCGTGCCGCCGATATGTGGTCCGTGGGATCGACGCTCGCCACCACGGTCGCAGCTCTTCTGTTGATCGGAGCGCTCGGCAAATCGGCGCAGCTCCCGTTACATGTATGGCTCCCGGACGCCATGGCCGGTCCTACGCCGGTCAGCGCCTTGATCCATGCGGCGACCATGGTGACCGCCGGAGTCTACCTCATCGCTCGCATGCACGGCCTCTTCACCCTTGCGCCGACGGTGCAGCTTGCCGTGGGGGTCATCGGTGTCCTGACGCTCCTGCTTGCCGCCGTCAATGCACTGATGCAACGGGACATCAAACGTGTGTTGGCCTACTCCACGATCAGCCAAATTGGCTACATGTTTCTCGCGCTGGGGGTCGGAGCGTGGTCTGCGGCCTTGTTCCATTTTTTGACGCACGCCTGTTTCAAAGCGCTGCTCTTCCTCTCCGCCGGATCCGTGATCTTGAGCCTCCACCATGAGCAAGATATGTATCGGATGGGCGGGTTACGACGGAGCCTGCCCGTGGCCTTCTGGACCTTTCTCATCGGAGCGGCCGCTCTGTCCGGCGTCCCGCTTATCACATCCGGCTTTTACAGCAAGGACTGGATTCTTTGGTCGGCATGGTCATCGCCGTTCAGCAATGACTGGCTTTGGATCGGCGGCATCATCGGCACCATGCTGACGGGCCTCTACAGCTTTCGCATGGTGTTTCTGGTGTTCTTCGGCGAACAGCGAACCAAGCCCGGTCCGGAGGCGGGGCTTGCCGTCTCCATTCCGCTGGTCCTGCTCGCCCTGCTTGCCCTGACGGTCGGATTCTTGGAGATTCCCAGAACGCTCGGAGACCTCCCGCTCTTCAGCCGTTACCTGGGCCATACCTTGCCGAACCAAGCGGCCGTCCCGGAAGTGGAGATCGGAGAAGAAATCCGTAAGCAAATCGTGGCCGGCTTCATGTCGTTGCTCGGCATCGGCTTGGCCTTCTCCGCGTTTTTCCCGAGAACCGACCCATCGGGCCGCACGATATCCCCTTCGTGGCGATATCACGTCGCGGCGCTATGGCAGAAAGAGTGGGGATTCGATTACACCTACGATCGCCTGTTGGTGCGGCCATGGCTTTCATTGACCGGCACCTCCGGCGATGCGGTTGATCGCGCGTATCAATGGCTGATCGATGCGATCAGCCTGACGCACGGGCAATTCGTACGCACGCAGACGGGCAAGGTTCGGTGGTATGCCGCCACCTTGGCCGTAGGAGCCCTCGTCCTTCTTGGACTCTTTATTGGATTGCACCCTCGATGA
- a CDS encoding NADH-ubiquinone oxidoreductase chain M — protein sequence MILWLLIVIPLLAAPLAWWAARASRLLTLWIALCAFAIDGVLSFIVWLRYRVPEHAIQGQWMLESHTPWIPQWGIDLHLGLDGLSFVLIVLTNVLGLVAVVSSWTEIRERQGFFYFNLLLVLSGVIGVFLALDLFLFFLFWEVMLLPMYLIIAVWGHENRRYASFKFFLFTQAGSLVLLVAIATLALLHRDATGAPSFDYHDLLALSIAPSTSWWLMVAFFVGFGVKLPVVPLHTWLPDAHTEAPTGGSVILAGLLLKTGAYGLLRFTVPLFPEAAQTFAPIAMSLGAVGILYGAVLAFAQTDFKRLVAYSSVSHLGFALIGIFAMNRLALQGAVMQLVAHGVSSAALFMLAGALQERLHTRDMRRMGGLWTSAPRLASIALFFAIASLGLPGLANFIGEFLVLFGSFHTHPWLTALAATGMVTAAIYSLALIQRTFHGPLGAERELPDLSGAPFAVLVSMMAIVVWLGLYPMVLLSTTEPILPFLHYLGPSTPNAAPSQPSDNPPILILQPLPHLSHASTR from the coding sequence ATGATCCTGTGGCTGCTCATCGTCATTCCTTTGCTGGCTGCCCCGCTCGCCTGGTGGGCGGCGCGCGCCTCGCGCCTCTTGACCCTATGGATAGCGCTCTGCGCATTCGCAATCGACGGTGTGCTGTCCTTCATCGTCTGGCTTCGATATCGGGTTCCGGAGCACGCGATCCAGGGACAATGGATGTTGGAGAGCCATACCCCTTGGATCCCGCAATGGGGAATCGATCTGCACCTCGGTCTGGACGGTCTCAGTTTCGTCCTGATCGTCTTGACGAATGTGCTCGGCCTTGTCGCGGTGGTATCCTCCTGGACGGAAATTCGAGAACGGCAGGGATTTTTTTATTTCAATCTGCTGCTCGTTCTGAGCGGTGTCATCGGCGTATTTCTCGCCCTGGACCTGTTCCTCTTTTTTCTGTTCTGGGAAGTCATGCTCTTGCCGATGTATCTCATCATCGCGGTCTGGGGGCATGAGAATCGCCGCTATGCCTCCTTCAAGTTCTTTCTCTTCACGCAAGCCGGCAGCCTCGTGCTGCTCGTGGCGATCGCGACGCTGGCCCTGCTTCATCGGGACGCCACAGGAGCGCCGAGCTTCGACTACCACGATCTCCTCGCGCTCTCCATTGCGCCGTCCACCTCCTGGTGGCTCATGGTGGCGTTTTTCGTGGGTTTCGGCGTGAAACTCCCCGTCGTGCCGTTGCATACGTGGCTTCCCGATGCCCACACGGAAGCGCCGACCGGGGGCAGCGTGATCCTGGCGGGGCTGTTGTTGAAAACCGGCGCCTATGGACTCTTGCGTTTTACGGTTCCTCTGTTTCCCGAAGCCGCGCAGACATTCGCGCCGATTGCCATGTCATTGGGGGCGGTCGGAATACTGTACGGAGCCGTGTTGGCGTTCGCTCAGACGGATTTCAAGCGGCTGGTCGCATACAGCAGCGTGAGTCATCTCGGATTTGCGCTGATCGGGATCTTTGCCATGAACAGGCTTGCGCTCCAAGGCGCGGTGATGCAACTCGTCGCGCATGGTGTCAGCTCAGCGGCTTTATTCATGTTGGCCGGTGCCCTCCAGGAACGGCTCCACACGCGGGATATGCGCCGCATGGGAGGCTTGTGGACGTCGGCGCCGCGGCTCGCATCCATCGCACTCTTTTTCGCCATTGCATCTCTCGGTCTGCCGGGACTGGCCAATTTCATCGGAGAGTTTCTGGTGCTCTTCGGATCGTTTCACACGCATCCATGGTTGACGGCACTGGCCGCCACGGGCATGGTGACGGCGGCGATCTACTCGCTGGCGCTGATTCAGCGAACGTTTCACGGACCTCTCGGAGCCGAACGGGAATTGCCGGATCTCTCGGGTGCCCCCTTCGCCGTACTGGTCTCAATGATGGCCATTGTGGTCTGGCTAGGCTTGTATCCCATGGTCTTGCTTTCGACGACTGAACCCATACTGCCGTTTCTTCATTACCTTGGACCGTCTACGCCGAACGCAGCTCCATCGCAGCCGAGCGATAATCCTCCGATTTTGATACTCCAGCCTCTCCCGCATCTTTCACATGCGAGCACACGATGA
- a CDS encoding Proline iminopeptidase, whose protein sequence is MNLSWLPRITAFVVVLSLYGCIHTAPFRNESSDLTLPRTSTAEEIEPIGRSEYLTVDDAKLYLLTRGKDRHAPVLLWLHGGPGGAERPLFRYFNSELENHFVVAYWDQRGAGRSFDADADPHQLTVSRHLADLDAVVDHLRKVLRHDTIALIGHSWGGMLGLLYVQQHPEKVSAFVAVAPLIVPLRAQQAEYNFVSTEARIRKEESVLTRLQGIGPPAYDTHDRLLELEDLADRYGMVWHRKPCKICVVLKGLVTGLVTPFELMSIHRGIHTSLDAMTPELLGLDLARTVPCVDIPVWFFLGRHDRHVDSRIAANYFDSLHAPYTHLLWFEESAHNIPFEEPEKFNRVMIEEALPGATGSKSCAWRFYELHPPGNRCLIERLYIDCMAL, encoded by the coding sequence ATGAATCTTTCATGGCTGCCACGAATCACTGCGTTCGTAGTTGTTCTCTCGCTCTACGGTTGTATCCACACCGCTCCTTTTCGTAACGAGAGCAGTGATCTTACGCTCCCTCGCACAAGCACGGCTGAAGAGATCGAGCCGATCGGACGCTCTGAGTATCTTACTGTGGATGATGCAAAACTCTATCTGTTGACGCGCGGCAAGGATCGGCACGCCCCTGTCTTACTCTGGCTGCATGGCGGCCCTGGCGGAGCAGAGCGACCCTTATTCCGCTATTTCAACAGTGAGCTCGAAAACCATTTTGTCGTGGCCTATTGGGATCAACGCGGCGCTGGACGCTCGTTCGACGCGGATGCCGATCCACATCAGTTGACCGTCTCACGTCATCTTGCAGACTTGGATGCCGTCGTGGATCATCTCAGGAAAGTCCTCCGCCATGACACGATCGCGCTGATTGGTCATTCGTGGGGAGGGATGCTTGGGTTGCTGTACGTGCAGCAACATCCCGAAAAAGTATCTGCATTCGTTGCCGTGGCTCCGTTGATCGTCCCACTCAGGGCACAACAGGCGGAGTACAATTTCGTTTCGACCGAGGCGAGGATACGGAAGGAGGAATCGGTTCTGACGCGCTTGCAAGGAATCGGCCCGCCAGCCTACGACACCCATGATCGCCTCTTGGAGCTGGAAGATCTGGCGGACAGATATGGCATGGTGTGGCACCGAAAACCATGTAAGATCTGCGTGGTCTTGAAGGGCTTGGTGACAGGTCTCGTGACCCCGTTTGAGCTCATGTCCATCCATCGCGGCATTCATACCTCGCTCGACGCGATGACACCGGAGCTACTAGGCCTGGACCTCGCGCGCACGGTGCCCTGTGTCGACATTCCTGTATGGTTCTTCCTCGGACGGCATGATCGACATGTAGACTCACGCATAGCGGCGAACTACTTCGACTCGTTGCATGCGCCGTATACGCATCTACTCTGGTTCGAAGAGTCCGCCCATAACATACCGTTCGAGGAACCCGAGAAATTCAATAGAGTCATGATCGAGGAGGCTCTTCCAGGAGCAACGGGATCAAAGAGCTGCGCCTGGAGGTTCTACGAGCTGCATCCTCCCGGCAATCGCTGTTTGATAGAGCGTCTCTACATCGACTGCATGGCACTGTAA
- a CDS encoding Polyketide hydroxylase WhiE VIII, with product MPIQTEVLIVGGSLNGLTAALLLAHHGIGCLAVERHPDTPIQYKFAGISPRSMEIYRSLGIEEEIRAKRTGDQQAGGVARAKNLADPDIQWMRAHAWPDVEGLSPTPPATCDQHVLEPILRAHAQRLGADVRFNTEFISFEQDNQTVRARIRHRATGKEEDVVAEYVIAADGADGTTREKLGIPRHGPGVLQHWMNIIFDTDLPPTLQGKPLTSCFVTDLNGTFTPRENGRWLLALQYFPERGDRPVDFDANYCRELVRRGAGEKDVKADVVDVRPWEVAAFIAERFRKGRVFLVGDAAHVMPPTGAFGGNTGIHDAHNLAWKLAAVLKGAADASLVDSYDSERRPVAEHSLEQALARLQAWFKDPGQRLPSAVAMAEDYDVVFGQRYDGGALIAEHGARERAFENARGLSARPGTRAPHLWVERDGRRISILDLFGKKLVLLTGTRGSSWCEAAQRIAGSIRFHLDCCRVGGEGDVTDVEHRWPGAYDIDEDGAVLVRPDGFVAWRSRNGPAEPERVLNDVLARIASESRYSPQ from the coding sequence ATGCCGATTCAAACAGAAGTGCTCATCGTCGGCGGCAGCCTCAATGGACTGACGGCGGCGTTGCTCTTAGCTCACCACGGCATTGGTTGTCTCGCGGTTGAGCGCCATCCCGACACGCCTATTCAGTATAAATTCGCCGGCATTTCGCCCCGCAGCATGGAAATTTACCGCTCGCTCGGCATCGAAGAAGAGATCCGCGCAAAGCGTACCGGCGACCAGCAGGCCGGCGGCGTGGCCCGCGCCAAGAACCTGGCGGATCCCGATATTCAATGGATGCGCGCCCATGCGTGGCCGGATGTCGAGGGTCTGAGTCCGACGCCGCCGGCCACCTGCGATCAGCATGTACTTGAACCGATCTTGCGGGCGCATGCGCAGCGTCTGGGAGCGGATGTGCGATTCAACACGGAATTCATCTCCTTCGAACAAGACAATCAAACCGTGCGAGCGCGCATCCGTCATCGTGCGACAGGCAAAGAAGAAGATGTCGTGGCCGAATACGTGATCGCGGCGGACGGCGCCGACGGCACCACTCGAGAGAAACTTGGCATCCCGCGTCACGGCCCCGGAGTGCTTCAACACTGGATGAACATCATTTTCGACACCGATCTGCCGCCGACGCTGCAGGGCAAGCCCTTGACATCTTGCTTCGTGACCGACCTCAACGGCACCTTCACGCCTCGTGAAAACGGACGCTGGCTGCTGGCATTGCAATATTTTCCTGAGCGGGGTGATCGTCCGGTGGACTTTGACGCCAATTACTGTCGAGAGCTTGTTCGAAGGGGTGCCGGAGAAAAGGATGTGAAGGCGGACGTAGTGGATGTCCGACCTTGGGAGGTGGCGGCCTTCATCGCCGAGCGTTTCAGGAAAGGCCGCGTCTTCCTGGTGGGCGACGCCGCGCATGTAATGCCGCCCACCGGCGCGTTCGGCGGCAACACCGGCATTCATGACGCGCACAATTTGGCATGGAAACTGGCCGCGGTCCTGAAAGGCGCGGCCGATGCCTCGTTGGTGGACAGCTATGACAGCGAGCGCCGGCCCGTCGCGGAGCATTCGCTGGAACAAGCGCTGGCGCGGCTACAAGCGTGGTTCAAGGATCCCGGCCAACGATTGCCGTCGGCCGTCGCCATGGCGGAAGACTATGACGTCGTCTTCGGTCAACGTTACGATGGCGGTGCCCTCATTGCAGAGCATGGCGCTCGCGAGCGCGCGTTCGAGAATGCGCGGGGGCTTTCGGCACGTCCCGGCACCCGCGCTCCGCATCTATGGGTCGAACGCGATGGACGACGCATCTCCATCCTCGATCTCTTCGGCAAAAAGCTTGTCTTATTGACGGGAACACGCGGCTCATCATGGTGCGAAGCGGCGCAGCGAATCGCTGGAAGCATACGCTTCCACCTCGACTGTTGCCGTGTCGGCGGCGAAGGTGATGTGACTGATGTCGAACACCGCTGGCCCGGTGCGTACGACATCGATGAAGATGGGGCTGTACTGGTACGGCCCGACGGCTTCGTAGCGTGGCGATCGCGCAATGGTCCGGCCGAGCCGGAACGAGTCCTCAACGATGTGCTTGCGCGAATCGCTTCCGAATCCCGATATTCACCTCAATGA
- a CDS encoding NADH-ubiquinone oxidoreductase chain I, protein MRYIIDLLMGLWIVFKRTFSKPVTVQYPEERPYLPPRWRGRIVLTRDPDGEERCVACYLCAAACPVDCIALQAAEDPTSYDRRYPDFFRINFSRCIYCGYCEEACPTYAIQLVPDFEQSEYARRNMVYEKEDLLISGTGKYPGYNFYRVAGVKIRDKDKGEAEHEFPPVDVKSLMP, encoded by the coding sequence ATGCGATATATCATCGATCTCTTGATGGGTCTCTGGATCGTCTTCAAACGGACGTTCAGCAAGCCCGTCACGGTTCAGTATCCCGAGGAACGACCCTATCTGCCGCCGCGTTGGCGGGGACGGATCGTGCTGACGCGCGATCCCGACGGCGAAGAGCGTTGCGTCGCCTGCTATCTCTGCGCGGCCGCCTGCCCTGTCGATTGCATTGCGCTGCAGGCCGCCGAAGACCCGACTTCCTATGATCGCCGATACCCGGACTTTTTCAGGATCAATTTTTCACGCTGCATCTACTGCGGATACTGCGAAGAAGCCTGTCCGACGTACGCGATCCAGCTCGTGCCGGATTTCGAGCAGAGCGAGTACGCCCGCCGCAATATGGTGTATGAGAAGGAAGACTTGTTGATCAGCGGGACCGGCAAATACCCCGGCTACAACTTTTATCGAGTGGCCGGCGTCAAGATTCGCGACAAAGATAAGGGCGAGGCTGAACATGAATTCCCGCCCGTAGACGTGAAGAGTTTGATGCCGTAA
- a CDS encoding NADH-ubiquinone oxidoreductase chain K, with protein MLTTHALILAMILFCVGLIGMLMRRNIIFMLLSIEIMLNAAGLAFIAAGARWGQADGQVMYLLILTLAAAEVSVALGIVLQISSRFHTLDADAISEMKG; from the coding sequence ATGCTGACGACTCACGCATTGATCCTGGCGATGATTCTGTTCTGTGTGGGGCTCATCGGTATGCTGATGCGGCGCAATATTATATTCATGTTGCTCTCCATTGAAATCATGCTCAACGCCGCCGGTTTGGCGTTCATTGCAGCCGGCGCCCGATGGGGCCAGGCCGATGGCCAAGTCATGTACTTGCTCATCTTGACGTTGGCGGCGGCCGAGGTGTCGGTGGCGCTGGGGATCGTGCTCCAGATTTCATCCCGGTTCCACACGTTGGATGCCGATGCGATCAGCGAGATGAAAGGATGA